AGGCTGGTCAAGGTAAAGGAAAATGCAAAATTAGAAGGAAGAGAGTTCAACCCGGATGAATATATACCTGCATGCGTGCAGGCTTGCCCCTCTGGCGTGCTCTATTTCGGAGATTTAGCAGATCCGAACAGCAAAGTGTCTGAGCTTTCCAAGAGTATAAGAGCATTCAGGCTGATGGAGGAACTGGGTACCAAGCCCAAGGTGATTTACCTGTCAGAGGAAGTTTAAAATGGAGTCGAGAAAACAAAGTTTAGAGCAGGATCAAATCCTCTTAAATCCCATTCTTAAGACTGGAAAAGGGTTTTATCTTGCCGCCGCGATTTTACTGGCGATCACTGGCGGTGCGGCCTTTGCCTATTTCAAACAATTCGTTTTAGGCTTGGGAGTTACCGGGCTTTCCCGTCCGGTTTACTGGGGAATCTATATCACCAATTTCGTTTTCTTTATCGGGATTAGCCATGCCGGCACTTTAATCTCCGCTATCTTACGACTTGCCAGAGCAGAATGGAGAAGGGCTATAACCCGTTCAGCAGAGGTTATCACAGTGTTAGTCCTCTTCTTTGGAGTAGGTAACATCTTAATCGACTTAGGCAGGATAGACCGGGCTATCTACGTAATCTATCACGGTAACTTTCATTCACCTCTTCTCTGGGACGTTACCAGCATCACCACTTACCTGACTGCCAGCTCGATCTATCTTTTTCTTCCGCTTATCCCGGATATTGCTATCTTAAGGGACAATGTTAAAAAAAGGAGATGGCTCTACCGTTTCCTCTCCTTGGGCTGGCAGGGAACTGAAGCGCAGAAAAGAAGACTGGAGATAGGAATTGCGGTTATGGCTGTTCTGGTTATCCCTATAGCGGTTTCAGTCCATACAGTGGTCTCCTTTGTGTTTGCTATGACCATACAGCCGATGTGGCACACAGCCATTTTTGGTCCCTATTTTGTGGTTGGAGCCATCTTCTCCGGGATTGCAGCGCTGATAATAGCTATGGCGCTGATCAGAAAAGCTTACCATCTTCAGGATTATCTGAAACCGATTCACTTTAATAATCTGGGAATACTCCTTCTGGTTATGACTTTACTCTGGTTTTATTTTACCTTTGCAGAGTACCTGACCACTTTTTACGGTGGAGAGCCGGTCCAGTTGAAGATCTTCTATGCTAAATTGACCGGGCAGTATGCTCCTTATATCTGGTCAATGTTCACGCTCAATTTTGTGATACCTTTTATAATCCTCGCCAGAAAAAAAACCAGAACCATTGCCGGCACTGTTGTAGCTTCAATCTGTGTGACCATCGGGATGTGGCTGGAAAGGTTCACCATCGTGGTCCCGACCCTTATCAATCCCCGGCTTGCCACCGGGACCAGCTTTTATCATCCTACCTGGGTGGAGGCTCTTATCACCCTGGGATGCTTTGCTTTCTTTATTCTGCTTTATGCGCTCTTCACCAAGGTTTTTCCCATAGTCTCAATCTGGGAGATAAGAGAAGGCAGGGAAAAAGCCCTGGCCGAG
This is a stretch of genomic DNA from Candidatus Zixiibacteriota bacterium. It encodes these proteins:
- the nrfD gene encoding polysulfide reductase NrfD, which encodes MESRKQSLEQDQILLNPILKTGKGFYLAAAILLAITGGAAFAYFKQFVLGLGVTGLSRPVYWGIYITNFVFFIGISHAGTLISAILRLARAEWRRAITRSAEVITVLVLFFGVGNILIDLGRIDRAIYVIYHGNFHSPLLWDVTSITTYLTASSIYLFLPLIPDIAILRDNVKKRRWLYRFLSLGWQGTEAQKRRLEIGIAVMAVLVIPIAVSVHTVVSFVFAMTIQPMWHTAIFGPYFVVGAIFSGIAALIIAMALIRKAYHLQDYLKPIHFNNLGILLLVMTLLWFYFTFAEYLTTFYGGEPVQLKIFYAKLTGQYAPYIWSMFTLNFVIPFIILARKKTRTIAGTVVASICVTIGMWLERFTIVVPTLINPRLATGTSFYHPTWVEALITLGCFAFFILLYALFTKVFPIVSIWEIREGREKALAEVEERIRTYLPGEVSGEGSS